A single region of the Bacteroides luhongzhouii genome encodes:
- a CDS encoding zinc ribbon domain-containing protein, whose translation MECIYCKQNIPDNAKFCPFCTQQIRCIECNEPLFPNAKVCINCGKALNIEVNANMNTIEFSETKNSRSFKACFTDTVGGSIGEAIGLIINDKLPVKNTFKSKTQISASLLPHNSSEGENIDTVEVVDDELEQLNQVFKNSNGKTSLQETRLKAKSKRDAGIRLTLLFMYYQYKLGIEEVQRIDLTKILRDASLEDSNWRTWLINNNLVGVKEDKVELKAPGRDAAKEFLLEVLNPEIEDKWKLGTSRTSKRGKKKESNDETEI comes from the coding sequence ATGGAATGTATTTATTGCAAACAGAATATACCAGATAACGCTAAATTTTGCCCATTTTGTACCCAACAAATTAGGTGTATAGAATGTAATGAACCTCTCTTTCCCAATGCAAAGGTATGTATTAATTGTGGAAAAGCATTGAATATAGAAGTTAATGCAAATATGAATACTATTGAATTTTCAGAGACTAAAAATTCACGTTCTTTTAAAGCATGCTTTACTGATACAGTTGGTGGTAGTATAGGTGAAGCTATTGGATTGATTATAAACGACAAATTACCTGTTAAAAATACATTTAAATCAAAGACACAAATCTCTGCAAGCTTACTTCCTCATAATAGTAGTGAAGGAGAGAATATAGATACGGTAGAAGTCGTAGACGATGAATTGGAACAACTTAATCAAGTATTCAAAAATAGCAATGGAAAAACATCCTTACAAGAAACAAGATTGAAAGCCAAATCTAAAAGAGATGCGGGTATAAGATTAACATTGCTATTTATGTATTATCAATATAAATTAGGTATTGAAGAAGTTCAAAGAATAGATTTAACTAAAATTTTAAGAGATGCGAGCTTAGAAGATTCCAATTGGCGTACTTGGTTAATTAATAATAATTTAGTAGGTGTAAAGGAAGATAAAGTTGAACTAAAGGCTCCGGGAAGAGATGCGGCTAAAGAATTTTTATTAGAAGTTCTAAATCCTGAAATAGAAGATAAATGGAAATTAGGTACTTCACGTACAAGCAAGAGAGGAAAAAAGAAAGAAAGTAATGATGAAACTGAAATTTGA
- a CDS encoding beta-ketoacyl-ACP synthase III, translated as MGNINAVITGVGGYVPDYILTNDEISKMVDTTDEWIMGRIGIKERRILKDEGLGTSYIARKAVKQLIKRTHTSPDDIDLVIVATTTPDYRLPSTASILCERLELKRAFAFDIQAVCSGFLYALETGANFIRSGNYKKVVVVGAEKMSSIINYTDRATCPIFGDGGAAVMLEPTTEDLGIMDAVLRTDGKGLPFLHIKAGGSVCTPSYYSLDNKMHYIYQEGRTVFKYAVSNMADACESIIARNHLSKDNIDWMIPHQANQRIITAVTQRLEVPVEKVMVNIERYGNTSAGTLPLCLWDFEDKLKKGDSLILTAFGAGFAWGAIYIKWGYDGKKR; from the coding sequence ATGGGAAATATAAACGCAGTAATTACAGGAGTCGGAGGATATGTACCCGATTATATCTTAACCAATGATGAGATATCCAAAATGGTAGATACCACCGATGAATGGATTATGGGGCGTATTGGCATTAAGGAAAGGCGTATTCTGAAAGATGAAGGACTGGGAACTTCTTACATAGCTCGTAAAGCTGTCAAACAATTGATAAAACGTACCCACACAAGTCCAGATGATATTGATCTGGTAATTGTAGCTACAACAACTCCTGATTACCGCCTTCCTTCCACTGCTTCTATTTTATGTGAGAGACTGGAACTAAAAAGAGCTTTTGCTTTCGACATACAGGCCGTTTGCAGTGGTTTTTTATATGCATTGGAGACAGGAGCCAATTTTATCCGTTCCGGAAATTACAAGAAAGTGGTAGTTGTAGGTGCTGAAAAGATGTCGTCAATAATAAACTATACTGACCGGGCAACTTGTCCGATTTTTGGCGATGGCGGAGCAGCCGTCATGCTTGAACCTACTACTGAAGATTTAGGTATTATGGATGCTGTGTTAAGAACAGATGGTAAAGGATTACCTTTTTTACATATTAAAGCCGGTGGTTCCGTATGCACCCCTTCTTATTATTCATTGGATAATAAAATGCACTACATCTACCAAGAAGGACGCACCGTATTCAAATATGCAGTATCTAACATGGCAGATGCTTGTGAATCTATTATTGCAAGAAACCATCTAAGCAAAGACAATATCGACTGGATGATTCCCCATCAGGCTAATCAACGTATTATTACTGCCGTAACACAACGTTTGGAAGTTCCTGTCGAAAAGGTCATGGTTAACATCGAACGATACGGCAATACCAGTGCAGGCACTCTTCCACTCTGCCTTTGGGATTTTGAAGATAAACTCAAAAAAGGAGATAGTCTGATTCTCACCGCATTCGGAGCTGGATTTGCCTGGGGAGCCATTTATATAAAATGGGGATATGATGGAAAAAAGAGATAG
- a CDS encoding DUF3440 domain-containing protein, which yields MTKKKIAGTKNVYELAQERLKVIFNEFDNIYVSFSGGKDSGVLLNMCIDYIRKNKLNIRLGVFHMDYEIQYKMTIDYVDRILEANKDILDVYRVCIPFRVATCTSMYQSFWRPWEDNKKNIWVRSMPKKAMTKDDFPFYNTTMWDYEFQMRFAQWIHNKNDAVRTCCLIGIRTQESFNRWRCIYMSRKFQMYHKYKWTSKVGNDIYNAYPIFDWKTTDVWTANGKFQWDYNTLYDLYYRAGVNLERQRVASPFINEAQESLQLYRVLDPNTWGKMVGRVNGVNFTGMYGGTHAMGWQSVKLPEGYTWREFMYFLLSTLPERARKNYLRKLSVSVNFWRTKGGCLSDATIQKLIDAKVPIIVMDNSNYKTLKKPVRMEYQDDIDIPEFKEIPTYKRMCVCILKNDHACKYMGFSPTKEEMSKRSQIMEQYRIIVS from the coding sequence ATGACGAAAAAGAAAATAGCAGGCACAAAGAATGTATATGAATTAGCACAAGAACGACTGAAAGTTATATTTAATGAATTTGATAATATATATGTGTCATTCTCTGGAGGTAAAGACAGTGGGGTACTGCTGAATATGTGTATTGACTATATTCGGAAGAATAAGCTGAATATACGTCTGGGAGTTTTTCACATGGATTATGAAATCCAGTATAAAATGACCATCGACTATGTAGACCGGATACTGGAGGCTAACAAGGATATTTTGGATGTGTACAGGGTGTGTATTCCTTTCCGTGTGGCTACCTGCACTTCGATGTATCAATCCTTTTGGCGTCCCTGGGAAGATAATAAAAAGAATATATGGGTTCGTTCCATGCCTAAAAAGGCAATGACCAAAGATGATTTTCCTTTTTATAATACAACCATGTGGGATTATGAGTTTCAGATGCGTTTTGCGCAATGGATACATAACAAAAATGACGCAGTACGCACTTGTTGTCTGATCGGAATCCGTACACAGGAAAGTTTCAACCGGTGGAGATGTATCTATATGAGCCGCAAATTCCAGATGTATCATAAATACAAATGGACTTCAAAAGTCGGGAATGATATTTATAATGCCTATCCTATATTCGACTGGAAGACGACGGATGTATGGACGGCCAATGGAAAATTCCAGTGGGATTATAATACTTTATATGACCTTTACTATCGTGCTGGAGTCAATCTGGAGCGTCAGCGTGTAGCGAGTCCTTTTATTAATGAAGCGCAGGAGAGCCTACAACTTTACCGGGTGCTTGATCCTAATACTTGGGGCAAAATGGTCGGAAGGGTGAACGGCGTGAACTTTACCGGTATGTATGGCGGTACTCATGCGATGGGATGGCAGTCGGTGAAACTTCCCGAAGGATATACATGGCGCGAGTTTATGTATTTCTTGTTGTCCACTTTGCCGGAACGGGCGAGGAAAAACTATCTCCGTAAACTTTCAGTAAGCGTGAATTTCTGGCGGACAAAAGGCGGATGCCTGAGTGATGCCACCATTCAAAAGCTGATTGATGCGAAAGTACCGATTATCGTTATGGACAACAGTAATTACAAAACGTTGAAAAAACCGGTACGTATGGAGTATCAGGATGATATTGACATTCCGGAATTCAAAGAAATACCTACGTATAAGCGAATGTGTGTTTGTATTCTCAAGAATGATCATGCCTGCAAATATATGGGATTCTCACCTACAAAGGAGGAGATGAGTAAGAGAAGCCAAATTATGGAACAATATAGAATCATAGTATCATGA
- a CDS encoding IbrB-like domain-containing protein, which produces MSVDKSPVYEVKAVPVEKVYANDYNPNVVAPPEMKLLELSIWEDGFTMPCVCYYNKDEDRYILVDGYHRYTVLKTSQRIYKRENGLLPIVVIDKDLSNRMSSTIRHNRARGMHNIELMCNIVAELDKAGMSDQWIMKNIGMDRDELLRLKQISGLADLFANREFSIPDEVAPTETERKTL; this is translated from the coding sequence ATGAGTGTAGATAAAAGCCCTGTTTACGAGGTAAAAGCGGTACCCGTAGAAAAAGTATATGCGAACGATTATAATCCGAATGTCGTTGCACCGCCTGAAATGAAGTTGCTGGAACTCTCTATTTGGGAAGATGGCTTTACGATGCCATGTGTATGTTACTACAATAAAGATGAAGACCGTTATATCTTGGTGGATGGTTACCATCGCTATACGGTATTGAAAACTTCCCAACGAATCTATAAGCGTGAAAACGGTTTGTTGCCGATTGTGGTGATAGACAAAGACTTGTCTAACCGTATGAGTTCGACCATCCGGCACAACCGTGCGCGTGGAATGCATAACATTGAACTGATGTGCAACATTGTTGCAGAGCTTGACAAAGCAGGTATGTCCGATCAATGGATAATGAAAAATATTGGTATGGATCGTGATGAATTGTTGCGCCTGAAACAAATTTCAGGACTTGCAGATCTGTTTGCTAATCGCGAATTCAGTATTCCTGATGAGGTAGCACCTACGGAAACTGAGCGTAAAACCTTATAA
- a CDS encoding DUF3575 domain-containing protein yields the protein MKKVAILILFMLGCAISEGHAQKVALKSNLLYDATTTMNLGLEIGLARKWTLDIPINYNPWKLSDGKRLRHWGIQPEVRYWFCESFRRMFAGIHGHYADFNVGGWPDWSFISNNMQHTRYQGYLYGGGFSVGYSWILKKRWSIETSVGVGYAHIVYDKYPCATCGTRLKESSKNYFGPTKASVSLIYVIK from the coding sequence ATGAAGAAAGTTGCTATACTCATATTATTCATGCTCGGATGTGCTATTTCCGAGGGGCATGCCCAGAAGGTTGCGCTGAAAAGCAATCTGTTGTATGATGCTACTACTACCATGAATTTGGGGCTGGAGATCGGACTGGCGCGTAAATGGACGCTGGATATTCCGATCAATTATAATCCGTGGAAACTTTCCGACGGCAAACGTCTCCGTCATTGGGGAATACAACCCGAGGTCCGTTACTGGTTTTGCGAGAGTTTTCGGCGTATGTTTGCCGGAATACACGGACATTATGCCGATTTCAATGTAGGAGGGTGGCCCGACTGGTCTTTTATCAGTAACAATATGCAGCATACGCGTTATCAGGGATATCTTTATGGCGGTGGCTTTTCCGTAGGATATTCGTGGATTCTGAAAAAGCGCTGGAGCATAGAAACGTCTGTTGGAGTGGGATATGCGCACATTGTATATGATAAGTATCCTTGCGCTACCTGTGGTACGAGATTGAAGGAAAGCAGCAAAAACTATTTCGGGCCTACTAAGGCAAGTGTGTCACTTATTTATGTAATTAAATAA
- a CDS encoding DUF3868 domain-containing protein, with the protein MIIRKIGFLVCMLVVCSLNINTAMAQSRSYEGGITVNPVRLEQKGEFIHVDIDFVLNNVKVKSARGMDFIPRLVTLGRTQNLPKVSIKGRDEYLAYERELALMSAKEKRNYEKPYIVEKAGKLRNDTIRYQYLVPFESWMKDARLDVQRDECGCGETTLMNIEEFGKVTLERVWTPYVVAPQFAYLQPKAEEIKQRDIQAECFLDFEVNKVNIRPEYMNNPQELAKIRKMIDELKSDPNVKVNRLDIIGYASPEGTLAANKRLSEGRAMALRDYLAYRYDFPRNQYYIVFGGENWDGLEKALETIELEYKDEVLDIIRNIPIEKGRETKLMQLHGGTPYRYLLKYIFPSLRVAICKVNYEVRDFSVEEAKEIIKTRPQNLSLNEMFLVANTYPTGSQEFIDVFETAVRMYPQSEIANINAATAALSRNDLVSAERYLGMVNSNKKLPEYNNAMGILMLMKGDYELSKKYLKVAEQSGLDAARGNLEELVRKKANAAEMRKNSK; encoded by the coding sequence ATGATAATAAGAAAAATAGGTTTCCTTGTGTGTATGTTGGTGGTTTGCAGCCTGAATATAAACACAGCTATGGCTCAGTCTCGCTCTTACGAAGGTGGCATTACTGTGAATCCTGTGCGGTTGGAACAGAAAGGTGAATTTATTCATGTCGATATAGATTTTGTTTTGAATAATGTGAAAGTGAAATCTGCCCGGGGAATGGATTTTATTCCGCGGCTGGTGACTCTCGGACGCACTCAGAATCTTCCGAAAGTTTCTATTAAAGGTCGTGACGAGTATCTGGCGTATGAGCGTGAGCTTGCGTTGATGAGCGCCAAAGAGAAGAGAAACTACGAGAAGCCATATATAGTGGAAAAAGCTGGAAAACTAAGAAATGATACGATTCGGTATCAATATCTGGTTCCGTTCGAATCATGGATGAAGGATGCGCGTCTGGACGTGCAGCGTGACGAATGTGGTTGCGGCGAAACGACATTGATGAACATAGAGGAATTTGGCAAAGTGACGTTGGAACGTGTATGGACGCCTTACGTAGTAGCTCCTCAGTTTGCTTATCTGCAACCGAAAGCGGAAGAAATCAAGCAACGTGATATTCAAGCGGAATGTTTTCTGGATTTCGAGGTGAATAAAGTCAATATTCGTCCTGAATACATGAATAATCCTCAGGAACTGGCTAAAATCCGCAAGATGATCGATGAACTGAAGTCCGATCCGAATGTGAAAGTGAACCGTCTGGATATTATCGGTTATGCTTCTCCAGAAGGAACATTGGCAGCGAACAAGCGTCTGTCTGAAGGGCGGGCCATGGCGCTTCGGGATTATCTGGCATACAGATACGATTTTCCGAGAAACCAATACTACATTGTCTTTGGAGGTGAAAACTGGGACGGACTGGAGAAGGCGCTTGAAACAATCGAATTGGAATATAAAGACGAAGTGCTGGATATTATCAGGAACATACCTATTGAAAAAGGAAGAGAAACAAAACTGATGCAACTTCACGGCGGAACGCCTTACCGGTACTTGTTGAAGTATATTTTCCCAAGTCTGCGTGTGGCTATCTGCAAAGTGAATTACGAAGTGAGGGATTTCAGTGTGGAGGAAGCGAAAGAGATTATCAAGACGCGCCCGCAGAATCTGAGCTTGAATGAAATGTTCCTGGTAGCTAATACCTATCCGACAGGCTCACAAGAATTTATTGATGTGTTCGAAACGGCTGTCCGGATGTATCCGCAGAGTGAAATTGCAAATATAAATGCTGCTACTGCCGCTTTATCACGCAATGACTTGGTTTCGGCCGAACGTTATCTGGGTATGGTGAATTCGAATAAGAAATTGCCGGAATATAATAATGCTATGGGAATATTAATGTTAATGAAGGGAGATTATGAATTATCGAAGAAGTATTTGAAGGTTGCAGAGCAGTCAGGTCTGGATGCAGCTAGGGGCAATCTGGAAGAATTAGTCAGGAAGAAGGCTAATGCTGCCGAAATGAGAAAGAATAGTAAGTAA
- a CDS encoding Mfa1 family fimbria major subunit (Members of this family are fimbrial shaft proteins (major subunit proteins), found in the Bacteriodetes. The family is named for Mfa1 from Porphyromonas gingivalis, and is related to but distinct from the family of FimA from the species.) — MLKIKSILVSLLAVAALASCSNENLGENPGVDGGIGYDVAYVSISMTNPKVPGSRASGEQPALPAESAIKELYVITFNASKVVTKDADATKYATILGAGSFGTNSGVTTPNTPIKVGTDTKYLLVIANPGYQLKSRLDAIAVGATYATINTMITVPTQSGKPNNAYLVEEVVHSNGCAMINVGFFDDSDSNPDNHAWKEECLLDVSDKIILASNYKTEAQALNAAKSNPATLEIERLAAKLEVMIGSSLEVGPFADVTNASLGQFDFGNWTIDYYNSLLFPFAKKTTTASSHTTGFYKSNFYTVDPNFTTAGGTEYLTGIVKNTLDANREPLVEWVAESVTAGDNYKYCIENTMAEGYQKFGAATRLVLKGKYAPWKDDSDFSLGDDWYRLPNGTSSVNFKNFALLLAAYIEAKTKETNTQPMTAQEKLLVSACELFYNQIKSELTTSDPGSFALLTQTIIDDNNIQNGGELCKEEGCIYWYPKSLNYYYYEIRHDNTADSYMEYGKYGVVRNNYYTLTLTKVNGNGTPWYPGGGPEDPDDNEDIDKLGAYLHFEIKVAPWIYWTTNFEI; from the coding sequence ATGCTAAAGATTAAATCAATTTTAGTTTCGTTGCTGGCTGTTGCGGCATTGGCAAGTTGTTCAAATGAGAATTTGGGGGAAAATCCCGGAGTTGATGGGGGGATAGGTTATGATGTAGCCTACGTATCAATTAGTATGACTAATCCAAAAGTACCGGGTTCACGTGCTTCTGGCGAACAACCGGCTTTGCCGGCGGAAAGCGCGATTAAAGAGCTTTATGTGATTACGTTCAATGCGAGTAAAGTGGTGACTAAGGATGCAGATGCAACTAAGTATGCCACGATATTAGGAGCCGGTTCTTTCGGGACAAATAGTGGAGTTACGACTCCGAATACTCCGATAAAGGTGGGTACGGATACTAAGTATCTGCTTGTTATTGCCAATCCGGGTTACCAATTAAAGAGTCGTTTGGATGCTATTGCAGTAGGTGCAACATATGCTACCATCAATACAATGATTACAGTTCCTACACAGAGTGGTAAGCCTAACAATGCTTATCTGGTAGAGGAGGTTGTGCACTCCAATGGTTGTGCAATGATTAATGTCGGATTCTTCGATGATTCCGATTCAAATCCAGACAATCATGCATGGAAAGAAGAATGTCTGCTCGATGTATCGGACAAGATTATTTTGGCCAGCAACTATAAAACGGAAGCGCAAGCTCTGAATGCGGCGAAAAGTAATCCGGCTACTCTTGAAATAGAACGCCTTGCCGCAAAATTGGAGGTTATGATTGGCAGTTCATTAGAAGTCGGGCCTTTTGCAGATGTAACAAATGCCAGTCTTGGACAGTTTGATTTTGGAAATTGGACTATAGACTACTACAACTCTCTGTTGTTTCCTTTTGCAAAGAAGACTACCACAGCATCGTCTCATACTACCGGATTCTATAAAAGTAACTTCTATACAGTCGACCCTAACTTTACGACTGCGGGTGGAACCGAATATCTTACAGGTATTGTCAAGAATACACTTGATGCTAACCGCGAACCTCTGGTAGAATGGGTTGCTGAAAGTGTGACTGCGGGTGATAATTACAAATACTGCATTGAGAATACGATGGCCGAAGGATATCAGAAGTTCGGTGCAGCTACGCGTCTGGTGCTTAAAGGCAAGTATGCCCCTTGGAAGGATGATAGTGATTTTTCTTTAGGAGATGACTGGTATCGTCTTCCTAACGGAACTAGCTCTGTAAACTTCAAGAATTTTGCCCTGTTACTAGCTGCTTATATAGAGGCTAAAACTAAAGAAACAAACACGCAACCTATGACTGCTCAGGAGAAACTCTTGGTTTCGGCATGCGAACTGTTTTATAACCAGATAAAATCTGAGCTTACCACCTCTGATCCGGGTAGTTTCGCTCTTCTTACGCAGACTATTATTGACGACAACAATATTCAGAATGGTGGTGAACTATGCAAAGAAGAAGGTTGCATCTATTGGTATCCAAAGAGTCTCAACTATTACTACTATGAGATTCGTCATGACAATACAGCTGACTCTTACATGGAGTACGGAAAATACGGTGTAGTGCGTAATAACTATTACACGCTTACGCTGACAAAGGTGAATGGTAACGGTACACCGTGGTATCCAGGTGGTGGTCCCGAAGATCCGGATGATAATGAAGATATCGATAAGTTGGGTGCTTATCTCCACTTTGAGATTAAAGTTGCTCCGTGGATATACTGGACTACAAATTTCGAAATCTAA